The genomic stretch TTAATTCATTACTGTTTTTATCTAAATAATTAAGACCAATTTCAGTAATCCCTTTTTTTGTAGAAGTTTTATCGATTATATCATAAGTACGCAAGTTATCAGTATCAACCTGAATAAAAGTACTTAAAAAAGTTTTAACTATCATATACTTAGCTTCATCAACATTAATCTTGTTTTCAGATTTTAAATTAGCTATACTAGCTAAATTATCAATTATCAATGAAATAAAAGCTGGAGCACAGCTTGTTAAAATAGTAGCTATTTCAATAGCCCTATCATTATCTTCATCATTACTTAGTTCAAAATCATCAATTATTTGTATATAAGTAAATTCATTGAATATTTCTTCGATTAAACATTTATCAGTGTTTGAAGTGTTATTAGTATGTAAAATTAGAGAAATCCCCAATTTATTGTTAAATAAATTTTTAAAACAATTAAAAGTATCATTACTACTATTATCACTACTATTATCAATATTATTATCAATATTATGGATATTATTTACATTTTCATTATTAATATCACTATTATTATTAATATTATTAATATTATGGATATTATTAATATTATCAATATTTTCACCAATACTGATATTATTTACATTATTATTAATATTAATAGCCTCATTATGATAATTATTAAAAGTAGAAACAATAGAAGGAATAACTTGGCTAACAGAACCCTTATAGAAACTATTTATATTTTCAAAACTTAATCCTGCACATACATGAACAATATGAGAATCATCAGTAAGAAAAGGAGAAATCTGAAATATCAAATCTTTAAATTCAGGAGTCTCAATAAAAATAAAGATTTTATCACAATTTTTAGCTAAATATGTATTATCATCAGTAATAGTAATATCAGGATAATCTTTTTTAAGTTTATTAAGCTTTGATAAAGTTCTATTTGAAATAATCATTTCATTAGGATAGAATATCTTCAAATTAAGAATATTTTCAACTATCATTTTCCCCATATTTCCATATCCAATAAAGCCATACTTTTTCATAAAAACCTACACCTTAAAAGATCTACCCTAAATTATATATCCTAATAATATATCTCCAATTAGATCTATCCTAAATTATATATCCTAATAATATATCTCCAATTAGATATCTTAAATTATATATCTTCAATTAAATAATCCTTATTATTTAAATTATATGATTTATTACAAATAAAGTCTTTAACAACTTCATTAAACCATCCATAATCAATAATATTCCAAAGATGAAGAGATCTATAAACTCCAAAAACATGAGCTTTATTAAAAATATCCTTTATTAAACTTGCAGATTTTTTAACTTTAGGATACTCTTTTGTTCCAAACAAAACTAAAAGATTTTCACCATTATTATCTCTTTTATTCTTAGCATTATCATTTTTAATATTGTTATTAATATTGTTATTTTTATTAGTTTTATGCTTGTTTTTTCTATTGTCTTTATTTTTAGTTTTATTATTTTCGATTTTAGGTATTTTAAATTTTAAGGACTCTTTAGTAATTGAATTAAAACTCTCAATTGAAATTTTTTCATTTGATTCTTTTATAAATTCATAATACTTTTTTTCTAATCCATATTCAGCTAATAGTGCTTTAATAAGAAATTTATCGGGTTTTTTATCTAAAATGTCCATTCTAAATATATTCATCATAGAAACTATATTATTGAAATCATCTTCTTCAGGATCTTCATATAAGTTAACTCCAGATACAATAACATTATCAATTAAACCAGGATATTTAGATAATAAATATAATGCAATCTGACCACCTAAAGAAACTCCTACTAAATTTACTTTCTTTATTTTATTATTATTTCTAGAATCATGTGTTTTTTCTTGAATCAATTCTTTTATAATTTCTGAAGAGGTTTCTATTGAAAATTCATTTCCTAAATAGCTATTTCCATGATTTGGAAGATCTAAATATATACAGTGAAAATCTTTAAAATAATCTCTTTGATTTATCCAAATCCAATTACTTAATAAATTAGGGTGTATAAAAACAATTATCTCGTTATTTGAAATTCCTTCTTCTTCAAAATAAAGAATATTTTTCGAATCATTCATTAAAACACCTATATATCTAATAATTTGTATATTTTAATAATCTATATATTCTAATATATAAAATATAATAAAAATAATAAGAATAATAAGAATAATAAAATAATAAAATAATAGAAATAATAGAAATAATAAGAATAATAGAATAAATAATAGTAAAATAGATAGTAATAAGATAAAAAGTAATAAAATAAGTATTATTTATAACATAAAACATCAAAATAAAAGCATCAAAATTATTTAAAAAAAATATTTTAGAAATTCTTATTAAAGTTATTATATTAAAGTTATATTAAAGTTATTATAAATACTATTAAATTTAATTATAAAAGCTTATTAAATATTAAAACTTGTTAAATTATGAAAACTTATAAAATTAGTATAAAAAATTATTAAAATCAATGATTTTAAT from Methanobrevibacter arboriphilus JCM 13429 = DSM 1125 encodes the following:
- a CDS encoding pyrroline-5-carboxylate reductase dimerization domain-containing protein is translated as MKKYGFIGYGNMGKMIVENILNLKIFYPNEMIISNRTLSKLNKLKKDYPDITITDDNTYLAKNCDKIFIFIETPEFKDLIFQISPFLTDDSHIVHVCAGLSFENINSFYKGSVSQVIPSIVSTFNNYHNEAININNNVNNISIGENIDNINNIHNINNINNNSDINNENVNNIHNIDNNIDNSSDNSSNDTFNCFKNLFNNKLGISLILHTNNTSNTDKCLIEEIFNEFTYIQIIDDFELSNDEDNDRAIEIATILTSCAPAFISLIIDNLASIANLKSENKINVDEAKYMIVKTFLSTFIQVDTDNLRTYDIIDKTSTKKGITEIGLNYLDKNSNELINELFDSLLERYDEVKSELNKNYS
- a CDS encoding alpha/beta fold hydrolase; this encodes MNDSKNILYFEEEGISNNEIIVFIHPNLLSNWIWINQRDYFKDFHCIYLDLPNHGNSYLGNEFSIETSSEIIKELIQEKTHDSRNNNKIKKVNLVGVSLGGQIALYLLSKYPGLIDNVIVSGVNLYEDPEEDDFNNIVSMMNIFRMDILDKKPDKFLIKALLAEYGLEKKYYEFIKESNEKISIESFNSITKESLKFKIPKIENNKTKNKDNRKNKHKTNKNNNINNNIKNDNAKNKRDNNGENLLVLFGTKEYPKVKKSASLIKDIFNKAHVFGVYRSLHLWNIIDYGWFNEVVKDFICNKSYNLNNKDYLIEDI